A section of the Sedimentisphaera cyanobacteriorum genome encodes:
- a CDS encoding golvesin C-terminal-like domain-containing protein: MPHSLKIFLFGAIALSLLHGNAVLGDEPSSASQIVIDTASDKFSQIGFTMLNDPNSFGGTIAVGDGGNSAPSYARFTPNIEGRFDVYLYWRDYQDKDVFAYWNVKHTGGITTHPFIQKENPGWHFLGTYQLDGDSYVELDGTKKQNAQIVADAVKFVPAAQRVVERAAKNTITPVELNIGDEFHFTLRSGQVRRIRLLSTEAHITESPNYSFSAEFDIDGENYRFERIVADQASFYEPWVVNGMRIWLDAVSDIFEDDGGWMVHRTKCRPKRKARIVVNDLSDRICPEQIHWWYPETRESPDIRDCWYGRNVWIGPQKPTYTHEGLDINMPPETPLYAPIGIDDHYLFDSLEAGDINNRWRGVRHWDNGSTWWLQAHHLDEMLVPEHETLKKGENFALSGGVYSGSRPHTHFAFRVIEEGQAYYIDPWIFFWQMFKDNPQDEIAEEDELVSNGDFEQPHRPDANNLLIDVPNWNSIEGTQKRVRLESKFVETRKSVPGQEGNQVLRLPAGNSTGTIRQVIEHPWSSGELFRLKFNACLVRWLASASDAVIKASLLQEDGSLLWSSEIPMTYTHTGDTEVGDWLAWQTFEFLIDTDSFTGSNIDEGSSLILQIEFLQRDHWVDNVSLSVMNESDIIKSQPNDKIVNWGDGAGFSVSIENLSNPVCQWYFSESGEISPSTDKPKGTPSINPDFYIDNAQLSDEGYYYCQVTHDGGMVYSDVVSLAVKRKVAHWTLDLSDYISSEYLPGSSDKYIDSSGEDRDAISQAALDIDAFVQGANPAKTNEGLDFGQYPDAAALAGTDSPAELSDEMTVSLWVKWEGVPGSWTGIISKREGSDWQSGADWFWTISPTGDSMSISSAGVGTKNISYDPPAVGEWTHLAFTVDAGGGKLYYNGVKVDSEPEFKINKTDAQLVIGGSILQDDGTISGAFNGVMDDVRIYNYAKDEAEIADICYEVTETPVCSNLQDLDLQFDVAGGGDEGDQPDCRVSLADFAVLASSWFNCGLYPFGFCFSDEPEYYEPNIQTYNCNELPVTVSSGGEVSNKSESWKWYLPQHQYVHADLQNVNDFVEFDVYLSNPGTYSIQVLNRKEPDSGMYQLYISENGSDYNPVGNNISFDQGDIITEAMVEKANLGLYTFASEGVKKFKFKVIGKNSDSDDYNLSLIDIVLKEVRPVSALPSNALSYESSWNSADGYHHQVNSDLQNQILRIPVDITETGNQVVTVRNVNGQDAGQYQLYIDGEPLGSMVDQYSPEKSYSLEIIGILDVVSSGIKMFEFRTKGKNDSSSGYKISIDNIQLESPDIIVTAGWGINAERTAGWWPTSQYAENHFGRWYSYSTPGYCRFRWPPLEPCNVIEKFAWKPWGTDFTGFLASGWYNVYYWLPDGKHDRASNAPYTVYHKGGETTYLIDQRQPGGEWKLLGTHFFEKGRAGRSGYVELSNDADGIVIADSIKFEYAFSQDAPPPQTPPLQDAESGTYVVQHDSSKQTVWGLGVEIQPENERGADSNRARGIPSDLTDSERQRFYDQLLGFGHGFRYMRLPMGLFYTGLDEERKQFEQSWSSQNSELAEMIEESGIEGFNFEYWSPAPYFKSNNKFTGGSLKQFDNAFLTDFGNSIVDDLQYVQDNIAPVKMFSLQNEPSVGAAGYGCCEYTHQQYYDAFSVVAPIIKSSFPDLFIHADSEAGQYGHGSELLRNDPAALQYVDGWSWHWQGKNSDEKIRYAEPYFNNDTLGRPVFNSEWQYNLGAGSAWRTINTAQSIMNWFSFIESPTWFWLHALKPTDTIIGERFGLGFWRPSGDSDFSKYASIEKGHWQYNWYHWNAIAGFLKYMPWDSVIYNVDEDSVRMDNRILAWKRPDGKLVLAITNRASDAPFIFNVDVGLNEVFKGYRYTSQTRNNDGEFIGSSSGDQLSCEVPPLSIEFWVQQ, from the coding sequence ATGCCACATTCGTTAAAAATATTTCTGTTTGGGGCGATTGCCTTATCTTTGCTGCATGGCAATGCTGTACTTGGCGATGAACCCAGTTCAGCAAGCCAGATTGTAATAGATACTGCCTCTGATAAATTTTCTCAAATCGGCTTTACAATGCTCAATGATCCAAATTCTTTTGGCGGAACTATTGCAGTGGGCGATGGGGGCAATTCTGCTCCAAGTTATGCCCGCTTCACCCCGAATATTGAAGGTCGTTTTGATGTGTATTTGTACTGGCGGGATTATCAGGATAAAGATGTTTTCGCTTATTGGAATGTTAAGCATACCGGCGGGATAACTACTCATCCTTTCATCCAAAAGGAAAACCCCGGCTGGCATTTTCTGGGTACATACCAGCTTGATGGTGATTCTTACGTAGAACTGGACGGCACAAAAAAACAAAATGCTCAAATCGTGGCTGATGCTGTAAAGTTTGTTCCTGCAGCACAGCGTGTGGTTGAAAGAGCTGCCAAAAATACTATTACACCGGTTGAATTGAATATTGGCGACGAATTCCATTTTACATTACGCAGCGGTCAGGTTCGCCGCATAAGATTGCTCTCAACAGAAGCTCATATTACTGAAAGCCCAAACTACTCTTTTTCTGCCGAATTTGATATAGACGGAGAGAATTACCGTTTTGAGCGAATAGTTGCAGATCAGGCAAGTTTTTACGAGCCGTGGGTGGTTAATGGAATGCGAATCTGGCTGGATGCTGTGAGCGATATCTTTGAGGATGACGGAGGCTGGATGGTTCACAGGACGAAATGTCGTCCAAAACGGAAAGCCCGCATTGTGGTTAATGATTTGAGCGATCGAATCTGCCCGGAGCAAATTCATTGGTGGTATCCCGAGACACGCGAGAGCCCGGATATTCGAGACTGCTGGTATGGCAGAAATGTGTGGATAGGCCCGCAGAAACCAACATATACGCACGAAGGGCTGGATATTAATATGCCTCCGGAAACGCCGCTTTATGCCCCGATTGGTATTGATGACCATTACCTGTTCGATTCTTTGGAGGCAGGCGATATTAATAATCGCTGGCGTGGTGTTCGCCATTGGGATAACGGGAGTACGTGGTGGCTCCAAGCGCACCATCTTGATGAAATGCTGGTGCCTGAACACGAAACTTTGAAGAAGGGCGAAAATTTTGCCCTTTCGGGGGGTGTTTACAGCGGCAGCCGTCCCCATACTCACTTTGCTTTTCGAGTTATTGAGGAAGGCCAAGCTTATTATATCGATCCATGGATTTTCTTTTGGCAGATGTTTAAAGATAATCCGCAGGATGAAATTGCAGAAGAGGATGAGTTGGTTTCTAACGGTGATTTTGAGCAGCCGCACAGGCCTGATGCCAACAATCTGCTGATTGATGTGCCTAACTGGAATTCTATTGAAGGTACTCAGAAAAGAGTTAGGCTTGAATCCAAGTTTGTTGAAACCAGAAAATCTGTTCCGGGGCAGGAGGGTAATCAGGTGCTTCGGCTTCCCGCGGGAAACTCAACCGGAACAATTCGTCAGGTAATTGAGCATCCTTGGTCTTCAGGTGAACTTTTTCGCCTGAAATTTAACGCATGCTTAGTTCGATGGCTTGCTAGCGCATCAGATGCAGTTATAAAGGCAAGCTTGCTTCAGGAGGATGGATCGCTTCTTTGGTCGTCCGAAATACCGATGACCTACACGCACACAGGCGATACAGAGGTAGGAGACTGGCTAGCCTGGCAGACTTTTGAGTTTCTTATAGATACTGATTCTTTTACTGGTTCAAATATTGATGAGGGAAGCAGCTTAATACTTCAAATAGAATTTCTGCAGCGAGACCATTGGGTGGATAATGTTTCGCTCAGTGTAATGAACGAATCGGATATTATTAAATCTCAGCCAAACGACAAAATCGTGAATTGGGGCGATGGTGCAGGGTTTTCAGTGAGTATAGAAAATTTGTCTAATCCGGTTTGTCAATGGTACTTCTCAGAAAGCGGCGAGATTTCCCCGTCCACTGATAAGCCAAAAGGCACGCCCAGCATTAACCCTGACTTTTATATTGATAATGCCCAGCTCAGTGATGAAGGTTATTATTACTGCCAAGTAACCCACGACGGCGGTATGGTTTATTCGGATGTGGTGAGCTTGGCTGTTAAAAGAAAGGTGGCGCATTGGACATTGGATTTGTCTGACTATATAAGCTCAGAATACCTCCCCGGCAGCAGCGATAAATACATTGACAGCAGCGGGGAGGATAGGGATGCAATCTCTCAAGCGGCTCTGGATATTGATGCATTTGTTCAGGGTGCTAATCCTGCTAAGACCAACGAAGGCCTCGATTTTGGCCAATATCCTGATGCAGCAGCACTTGCCGGCACCGATTCGCCCGCTGAATTAAGCGATGAAATGACTGTGTCTTTATGGGTAAAATGGGAAGGAGTTCCCGGCAGCTGGACAGGCATAATATCTAAACGCGAAGGCTCAGACTGGCAAAGCGGGGCTGACTGGTTCTGGACAATATCGCCGACAGGCGATTCTATGAGCATCAGCTCGGCAGGTGTTGGTACTAAGAATATCTCTTATGATCCGCCTGCCGTTGGCGAATGGACACATCTTGCCTTCACAGTAGATGCCGGTGGCGGAAAGCTCTACTATAATGGAGTCAAAGTTGACAGTGAGCCCGAGTTCAAGATAAATAAAACTGATGCCCAGCTTGTAATCGGGGGCAGTATTTTGCAGGATGACGGCACAATCAGCGGCGCATTCAATGGGGTTATGGATGATGTGCGCATCTATAATTACGCAAAGGATGAGGCTGAGATTGCAGATATCTGCTACGAGGTTACCGAAACTCCCGTTTGCAGCAATCTGCAGGATTTGGATCTGCAGTTTGATGTTGCAGGCGGAGGCGACGAAGGCGACCAGCCGGACTGCAGGGTGAGCCTTGCAGATTTTGCAGTGTTAGCTTCAAGCTGGTTTAATTGCGGCTTATATCCCTTTGGGTTTTGTTTTTCTGATGAACCGGAATATTATGAGCCGAATATACAAACATACAATTGTAACGAACTGCCCGTTACTGTTTCTTCTGGCGGGGAAGTTTCAAATAAAAGTGAGTCTTGGAAATGGTATCTGCCGCAGCATCAGTATGTCCATGCAGACCTTCAGAATGTAAACGATTTTGTTGAGTTTGATGTTTATCTCTCTAACCCTGGCACTTACTCAATTCAAGTTCTTAATAGAAAAGAGCCAGACAGCGGTATGTATCAGCTTTACATAAGCGAAAATGGCTCTGATTATAACCCTGTCGGTAATAATATCTCTTTCGACCAAGGGGATATCATTACTGAAGCAATGGTTGAAAAAGCAAATTTGGGGCTTTATACCTTTGCCTCGGAGGGGGTTAAAAAATTCAAATTTAAGGTTATTGGTAAAAACTCAGATTCAGACGACTATAATTTGTCTTTAATTGATATAGTATTAAAAGAGGTAAGGCCTGTTTCGGCTTTGCCCTCAAATGCCTTGAGTTATGAAAGCAGCTGGAATTCGGCGGATGGTTATCATCATCAAGTTAATTCTGATTTGCAGAACCAGATTCTGCGAATCCCTGTTGATATAACTGAAACTGGAAATCAAGTTGTTACTGTTAGAAATGTCAATGGGCAAGACGCAGGCCAGTATCAACTTTATATAGATGGTGAACCGCTGGGGAGTATGGTAGATCAGTACAGCCCCGAAAAGTCTTATTCTCTGGAAATTATAGGGATTTTGGATGTTGTAAGTTCTGGTATTAAGATGTTTGAATTCAGGACGAAGGGAAAAAATGACAGCAGCAGTGGTTATAAAATTAGCATAGACAATATTCAGTTGGAGAGCCCAGATATTATCGTTACAGCAGGATGGGGCATCAATGCAGAGAGAACTGCTGGGTGGTGGCCAACATCTCAATATGCAGAGAACCACTTTGGAAGATGGTATAGTTATTCTACGCCCGGATACTGCAGGTTTCGCTGGCCTCCTTTGGAGCCGTGCAATGTTATTGAAAAATTTGCTTGGAAGCCTTGGGGAACTGATTTTACAGGTTTTCTCGCTTCAGGCTGGTACAATGTTTATTACTGGCTGCCAGACGGCAAGCATGATCGTGCTTCAAATGCACCTTACACAGTATATCATAAAGGCGGTGAAACTACGTATTTGATTGACCAGCGTCAGCCGGGCGGAGAGTGGAAACTTTTAGGCACCCATTTCTTTGAAAAGGGGCGTGCAGGCCGTTCAGGATATGTAGAGCTTTCTAACGATGCTGACGGAATTGTTATTGCCGATTCAATTAAATTTGAATATGCGTTTTCTCAAGATGCTCCGCCGCCGCAAACTCCGCCCCTGCAAGATGCAGAATCCGGTACCTACGTTGTTCAGCACGACAGCAGTAAACAAACCGTCTGGGGGCTTGGCGTGGAGATCCAGCCGGAAAATGAAAGAGGAGCTGATTCCAACAGGGCTCGTGGTATACCTTCTGATTTAACTGATTCAGAGCGTCAGCGCTTTTATGACCAGCTGCTCGGATTCGGCCATGGATTCCGTTATATGCGTCTTCCAATGGGGCTCTTTTATACAGGGCTGGACGAGGAACGAAAGCAGTTTGAGCAGAGCTGGAGCTCCCAGAACAGCGAACTGGCTGAAATGATAGAGGAATCCGGCATTGAAGGCTTTAATTTTGAGTACTGGTCTCCTGCGCCGTATTTCAAATCAAACAACAAATTCACCGGTGGCTCTCTCAAGCAGTTTGACAATGCTTTTTTAACCGATTTTGGAAATTCGATTGTCGATGATTTGCAGTATGTTCAGGACAATATCGCCCCTGTCAAAATGTTTTCTCTGCAAAATGAGCCCAGCGTTGGAGCTGCCGGCTATGGCTGCTGCGAATATACTCATCAGCAGTATTACGATGCCTTTAGTGTGGTAGCGCCAATTATAAAATCTTCTTTCCCAGACCTTTTTATCCATGCTGACAGCGAGGCAGGACAGTATGGTCACGGCAGTGAACTGCTGCGAAATGATCCTGCAGCTTTGCAGTATGTCGATGGCTGGTCATGGCATTGGCAAGGCAAGAATTCCGATGAAAAGATCAGATATGCAGAGCCCTATTTTAATAATGACACTCTTGGCAGGCCAGTTTTTAACAGTGAATGGCAGTATAACCTCGGAGCAGGCTCTGCGTGGAGAACAATAAATACAGCTCAGTCAATAATGAATTGGTTTTCGTTTATTGAATCCCCAACATGGTTTTGGCTGCATGCTCTCAAACCTACAGACACTATTATAGGTGAAAGGTTTGGTTTGGGATTTTGGCGTCCTTCAGGCGACAGCGACTTCAGCAAATATGCGAGCATAGAAAAGGGGCACTGGCAGTACAATTGGTATCATTGGAACGCAATTGCCGGATTTCTGAAGTATATGCCTTGGGATTCGGTAATATATAATGTTGATGAAGACAGCGTCCGTATGGATAATCGTATATTGGCATGGAAGAGGCCTGATGGGAAATTAGTATTAGCGATAACCAACCGAGCTTCAGACGCCCCGTTTATCTTTAATGTTGATGTTGGCTTAAATGAAGTTTTTAAGGGCTATCGATACACTTCACAGACTCGCAATAACGACGGGGAGTTCATTGGCAGCAGCAGCGGAGACCAGCTTTCATGTGAAGTTCCTCCGCTGTCAATCGAATTTTGGGTGCAGCAGTAA
- a CDS encoding AraC family transcriptional regulator — MKQLLILVDTSRGPGRSFLSGVESYLRFNPSWDVLMPPPKYVCDSGLFPAKWCYQQNPDAMIVFGYYDIKNILSFNKPKVVMSLDNTAGSDAAALKADSKAIAQMASDYLFSLGHKRFGYCNCGNITWANERKTAFKEIIEQNGAELYSYNLLLSSSTKINRARKELSDWIYSLPKPISLLVCNDDIARIVLDACKLVSVSVPEEVSVLGVDNDSLICHLSRPALSSIELDFEGAGYRTLEHLDRIISGEETARVMNIEPVRIVTRQSTDMLAVEDSIVREALIFIRNNYQRKISVSDVTEHICFSRSALEKRFEAAIHRSVAGEITRLRIGMAKNKLLNSRLSVNLIASKFEFTNPQHFSRFFKNAVGITPDDFRKRYSKNNAAD; from the coding sequence ATGAAACAGTTGCTTATTTTAGTAGATACCTCACGAGGCCCCGGCAGAAGTTTTCTTTCCGGAGTAGAGTCTTATCTTAGATTCAATCCATCTTGGGATGTGTTGATGCCCCCGCCAAAATACGTTTGTGATAGCGGGCTCTTCCCAGCCAAGTGGTGTTATCAGCAGAATCCGGATGCGATGATTGTTTTTGGCTACTATGACATAAAGAATATCCTCTCTTTTAACAAGCCCAAAGTTGTAATGTCTCTTGATAATACCGCTGGCAGTGATGCAGCTGCCTTAAAGGCCGATTCTAAGGCTATTGCACAAATGGCGAGCGATTACTTGTTTTCTTTAGGACACAAACGTTTCGGTTATTGTAATTGTGGAAATATCACTTGGGCTAATGAGCGAAAGACGGCTTTTAAAGAGATTATAGAACAGAACGGGGCAGAGCTGTACTCTTACAATCTTTTGCTGTCCAGCAGTACAAAAATAAACAGGGCTCGTAAAGAACTTTCGGATTGGATATATTCCCTGCCTAAGCCAATATCGCTGCTGGTATGTAATGACGACATCGCAAGGATTGTATTAGATGCCTGTAAACTTGTTTCTGTAAGTGTACCTGAAGAGGTTTCTGTATTGGGAGTAGATAACGATAGTTTGATATGTCATCTTTCACGTCCTGCTCTTTCAAGCATTGAATTAGATTTTGAAGGTGCCGGTTATCGTACTCTCGAACATTTAGACAGGATTATCTCGGGAGAAGAAACTGCCCGGGTAATGAATATTGAGCCGGTCAGGATTGTAACTCGTCAGTCAACTGATATGTTGGCAGTAGAGGATTCTATTGTCAGAGAGGCTCTTATTTTCATAAGAAACAACTATCAGCGCAAAATTTCAGTTTCAGATGTAACTGAGCATATCTGTTTTTCTCGCAGCGCCTTGGAAAAGAGATTTGAGGCTGCAATACATCGTTCTGTTGCCGGAGAGATAACCCGCCTCAGGATAGGTATGGCAAAGAATAAACTCCTCAATTCAAGACTCTCAGTAAATTTGATAGCTTCAAAGTTTGAGTTTACCAATCCGCAGCATTTTTCACGTTTTTTCAAAAATGCTGTCGGTATAACACCGGATGATTTTCGTAAAAGATACTCAAAGAACAACGCAGCTGACTAG
- a CDS encoding glycoside hydrolase family 2, translating into MKIVFRDLCRIFFAAIFIFGSLTSVQADSPDWENPKVFDINKERPHATLMPYSNRTLALKGELEKSKFYHTLNGDWKFNWVPRPADRPEMFYKTDFDDSKWSLINVPGNWEMQGYGFPAYLNRFVYDWPFEVNPPYVNHNENPVGSYRRSFDIPQNWAGREVFVTFNGVSSAFYLWVNGEKVGFSQGSMTPAEFNITDLLKSGENTIAAEVYRWSDASYIEDADQWRMSGIFRDVYLSAMPKVHIRDFFVTAELDNDYRNAELKVNMDLVNYGKSISSPYTVKVDLIDAHGQNVSIDPNLKASVKGLEKSGGQTIDIHGFVENPEKWTAETPNLYTIVLTLLDGQGEVVEMLSHNFGFRSVEVKNKRFLVNGKPVYIKGVNLHAHDPYQGKTVPYSRMVEDIELMKQNNVNAVRTSHYPQSPEFYRLCDEYGLYVIDEACIESHGVGFDPEETLADKPLWKDAHVDRVMSMAHRDKNHPSIVMWSLGNEAGIGQNFSAAADKLRKLDKTRPLHYLPGYAKWQHPVTDIAAPMYPRINTLTKYAKGDPDRPLIMCEYSHAMGNSLGNFKDYWETIEKYDVLQGGFIWDWVDQGLVKTTEDGEEYWAYGGDFGEPNHAGTFCINGIVMPDRAPSPELPEVKKGYQEISVSAIDLKKGLLEITNKYFFKNLSFLNCQWQLLENGIVIKEEPLSLPAIAPQTSEQVTVPFGKIKPKPGVEYILTIQFKLSDGTKWAPKGHVLAWQQFELPFSKAAEKTDYSNTAALNLEEKDGRFLVSGKDFSAAVSKSTGELSSMKYKGREFIKNPLSPNFWRAMTDNDDSRGNGLGHWLSDWKNAASKRTVKSVKAKQSSDSIAVINVESELTVGRASYSTEYTFYGNGDVLITNEINPDPDKPPMMRLGMQMQIPDEFSNVQWYGRGPHETYQDRKSGAAVALYEMKTSELPFDYVRPQENGNRTDVRWAAFYNDNGLGFMAIAENLMNFSAWPYTQQQLANADHTAALPEQTDFYTVNLDYKQMGVGGDNSWSKRSRPHEKYRLKAKPYKYTIRLRPFVSENKSIYKIAE; encoded by the coding sequence ATGAAGATTGTATTTAGAGATTTGTGTCGGATTTTTTTTGCGGCAATATTTATTTTTGGTTCGCTAACATCAGTTCAGGCTGATTCTCCGGACTGGGAAAACCCCAAGGTTTTCGATATAAATAAAGAACGCCCGCATGCAACGCTGATGCCTTATTCTAACAGGACTCTTGCGCTCAAAGGCGAGCTGGAGAAGTCTAAATTTTATCATACCCTGAATGGCGACTGGAAATTTAATTGGGTTCCGCGGCCGGCCGACCGCCCTGAGATGTTTTACAAAACCGATTTTGACGACAGCAAGTGGAGTTTGATAAATGTTCCCGGCAACTGGGAAATGCAGGGCTATGGTTTCCCCGCTTACCTTAATAGATTCGTATATGACTGGCCGTTTGAAGTTAATCCGCCCTATGTAAATCATAACGAAAACCCGGTTGGTTCATACCGGCGCAGTTTCGATATCCCGCAAAACTGGGCTGGCCGAGAGGTGTTTGTAACTTTTAATGGGGTTTCAAGTGCATTTTATCTTTGGGTGAATGGTGAAAAAGTAGGTTTCAGTCAGGGCAGTATGACCCCGGCAGAATTTAACATAACCGATCTGCTTAAATCTGGGGAAAACACGATTGCAGCAGAGGTATATCGCTGGTCTGATGCAAGCTATATTGAAGATGCAGACCAGTGGCGTATGAGCGGTATTTTCAGAGATGTGTATCTTTCAGCAATGCCGAAAGTGCATATTCGCGATTTTTTTGTAACCGCCGAACTCGACAATGATTACCGTAACGCCGAACTTAAAGTTAATATGGATTTGGTCAATTACGGCAAAAGCATTTCCTCGCCTTATACTGTCAAAGTTGATCTGATTGACGCTCACGGTCAGAACGTTTCTATAGACCCGAATCTTAAAGCATCAGTTAAGGGTCTTGAAAAATCGGGCGGGCAGACAATAGATATTCATGGCTTTGTTGAGAATCCTGAAAAATGGACAGCCGAAACGCCTAATCTTTACACCATTGTGCTTACGCTTTTAGACGGTCAGGGAGAAGTGGTTGAGATGTTGAGTCATAATTTTGGTTTCCGCTCGGTAGAAGTGAAAAACAAGCGGTTTCTGGTCAATGGCAAGCCTGTCTATATCAAAGGTGTAAATCTGCATGCCCACGACCCGTATCAGGGTAAAACTGTCCCTTACAGCCGGATGGTTGAGGATATAGAGTTGATGAAGCAGAATAATGTTAATGCAGTGCGCACTTCTCATTACCCACAATCCCCAGAGTTTTACAGGCTGTGTGATGAGTACGGTTTGTATGTTATAGACGAGGCTTGTATTGAGTCTCATGGCGTTGGATTCGATCCTGAGGAAACATTAGCAGACAAGCCCCTTTGGAAAGATGCTCATGTTGACCGCGTTATGTCTATGGCGCACCGCGATAAGAATCATCCGTCTATTGTAATGTGGTCTCTCGGTAATGAAGCCGGAATAGGGCAGAATTTCTCAGCAGCAGCTGACAAGCTTCGCAAGCTCGACAAGACCCGCCCCTTGCATTATCTGCCCGGGTATGCCAAATGGCAGCATCCGGTAACAGATATTGCTGCGCCAATGTATCCGAGAATTAATACTCTAACTAAATATGCTAAGGGAGATCCTGACCGCCCGCTGATTATGTGTGAATATTCACATGCTATGGGAAACAGCCTCGGCAATTTTAAGGACTACTGGGAAACAATTGAAAAATATGATGTTCTTCAGGGCGGATTTATCTGGGACTGGGTTGACCAGGGCCTTGTCAAAACCACTGAAGACGGCGAGGAGTATTGGGCTTATGGCGGAGACTTCGGAGAGCCTAATCACGCCGGCACATTCTGCATTAACGGTATTGTGATGCCGGACAGGGCGCCAAGTCCGGAACTGCCCGAGGTTAAGAAGGGCTATCAGGAGATTTCCGTATCAGCGATTGACCTGAAGAAGGGACTATTAGAAATTACTAATAAGTATTTCTTCAAAAATCTCAGTTTTCTTAATTGTCAATGGCAGCTGCTTGAAAATGGTATAGTGATTAAAGAGGAACCGCTCAGTCTGCCCGCTATAGCCCCGCAAACATCCGAGCAGGTTACCGTTCCTTTTGGGAAGATTAAGCCTAAACCAGGGGTTGAATACATTCTGACCATTCAGTTTAAGCTCTCAGATGGAACAAAATGGGCTCCAAAAGGCCACGTATTAGCTTGGCAGCAGTTTGAACTGCCATTCAGCAAAGCCGCAGAAAAAACAGATTATTCAAATACAGCCGCATTGAATCTGGAAGAAAAAGACGGCAGATTTTTAGTTAGCGGCAAAGACTTTTCAGCCGCCGTTTCCAAGAGTACCGGCGAGCTGTCCAGTATGAAGTATAAAGGCAGAGAGTTTATTAAAAATCCCTTATCGCCGAACTTCTGGCGGGCTATGACAGATAATGATGATTCCCGAGGCAACGGCCTGGGGCATTGGCTCAGCGATTGGAAGAATGCTGCCTCAAAACGCACGGTAAAGAGCGTTAAGGCCAAACAGAGCAGTGATTCGATTGCGGTAATTAACGTGGAATCTGAGCTCACTGTAGGACGTGCTTCATATTCTACTGAATACACTTTTTATGGAAATGGGGATGTGCTTATCACGAATGAAATTAACCCAGACCCAGATAAGCCTCCAATGATGAGATTAGGTATGCAGATGCAGATTCCCGATGAGTTTTCAAACGTTCAGTGGTACGGCCGCGGGCCTCATGAAACTTATCAGGATCGCAAATCCGGCGCAGCAGTGGCATTGTATGAGATGAAAACCAGCGAGCTCCCCTTTGATTACGTCCGTCCGCAGGAAAACGGAAACCGTACTGATGTAAGGTGGGCGGCATTTTATAACGACAATGGCCTCGGATTTATGGCAATTGCAGAAAATCTGATGAATTTCAGTGCATGGCCATATACCCAGCAGCAGCTCGCGAACGCAGATCATACGGCAGCCCTGCCTGAGCAAACTGATTTTTATACCGTGAATTTAGATTATAAACAGATGGGTGTGGGCGGGGATAACAGCTGGTCTAAGCGGTCTCGTCCTCATGAGAAATATCGTTTGAAGGCCAAACCCTATAAATACACGATTCGCTTGAGGCCTTTTGTTTCAGAAAACAAATCAATTTATAAAATTGCTGAATGA